The Theileria orientalis strain Shintoku DNA, chromosome 3, complete genome genome window below encodes:
- a CDS encoding uncharacterized protein (Mak16 protein family protein) codes for MSDDVVWQLIKNGFCSFRKTTDTKAFCTNIYNVTGLCNHASCPLANSNYATVIEDQGDLLLCLKRVERCHLPRDQWEKIKLSNSNRAGIAEIIEKTKVGFSSHLTEKCKKRFRRLKEVLSNMRSMALSKKVKVTPVKKKTDRRELIREKKAEIAAKLDRSIEQELLNRLNQGIYGELYNFEEEKEQEAEAEEDKEEVKPPKRRRRINIEYEKDEDYRQLQFN; via the exons ATGAGTGATGATGTGGTTTGGCAGTTGATTAAAAACGGATTTTGTTCTTTCCGTAAAAC AACTGACACAAAGGCATTTTGCaccaatatatataacgTAACTGGGCTGTGTAACCACGCAAGTTGTCCTCTAGCCAACAGCAACTATGCAACAGTAATTGAAGATCAAG GTGATTTGTTGCTGTGTTTAAAGAGAGTTGAGCGGTGTCACCTGCCCAGAGACCAGtgggaaaaaataaagctCTCAAACTCAAACAGAGCAGGAATCGCAGAAATCATAGAGAAAACAAAGGTGGGATTCTCAAGTCACCTGACGGAAAAGTGCAAAAAAAGATTCAGGAGACTGAAGGAGGTGCTCAGCAACATGCGCTCAATGGCGCTGAGCAAAAAGGTGAAGGTGACGCCAGTGAAAAAGAAAACGGACCGCCGAGAACTGATAAGAGAGAAGAAGGCGGAAATAGCGGCGAAGCTGGACAGAAGCATAGAGCAGGAGCTGCTCAACAGGCTGAACCAGGGCATCTACGGGGAGTTGTATAACTTcgaggaggagaaggagcaggaggCCGAGGCTGAGGAGGATAAGGAGGAGGTGAAACCTCCCaaaagaaggaggagaatCAACATCGAGTACGAAAAGGATGAAGATTACCGTCAGCTACAGTTCAACTAA
- a CDS encoding uncharacterized protein (AAA ATPase, core domain containing protein) — protein MSMFGFGKNIPVTPIPNNKDDNNITGKFDPTALERGAKALRMLDSSPNAQKAFELTKMQEMTKQQEIQMQIEQMRLKQGELGTQKAKIESDERRKLLSHQQEQERITAQYKAKLEDEMYQKKLLDQKRQNEEWLQRQHQQFLKQEQIRKNTENEILNMKRQHLKEEKELEKDIMVAKVRQENLGKIQQERDNFDIHLKMMKERSVEERKTKLESLNLIFSSVGSGLSSILQDKQRLTYTVMTLTGISLGIYLAKNGTIVVRKVIENKIGKPSLVRETSKSIIPGNLKSMVRKGNEFNLNEIVLNSSLNQRLTWSINSLLKSKLNKTPYRNILLYGPPGTGKTLFAKTLALRSGMDYAIMTGGDIGPLKENAVTELNKLFKWSNKSKKGLILFIDEAEAFLRKGRSTLEGMSENIRNALSTFLYHTGNENTKFCLILATNEKEILDRAVIDRIDEQFNFDLPEESERLRMIKLFMQQFVINPLKRSKVQIDELINDSYFEQLAKRTQNLSGRQISKLCISLQSAIYGSGATKLTLDLANTVIEWQLQNNANLTS, from the exons ATGTCGATGTTTGGATTCGGTAAAAACATACCAGTCACACCTATTCCTAATAATAAAGATGATAACAATATAACCGgaaaat TCGATCCGACCGCTTTGGAACGTGGAGCGAAGGCTTTGCGAATGCTCGACTCTTCGCCAAACGCTCAAAAGGCCTTTGAGCTGACGAAAATGCAAGAAATGACAAAGCAACAGGAAATACAAATGCAAATTGAACAG ATGAGACTGAAACAAGGGGAATTGGGAACTCAAAAGGCTAAAATAGAAAGCGATGAAAGGAGGAAGTTATTGTCACATCAACAGGAACAGGAGAGAATAACAGCTCAATATAAAGCTAAACTAGAAGA TGAGATGTATCAAAAAAAGTTGCTCGACCAAAAGAGACAAAATGAGGAATGGCTACAGCGTCAGCATCAGCAGTTTCTGAAGCAGGAACAAATAAGGAAGAACACAG aaaatgaaatattgAACATGAAAAGGCAGCACCTgaaggaagaaaaggagttgGAGAAGGACATAATGGTTGCCAAAGTGAGACAGGAAAACCTGGGTAAAATACAGCAAGAAAGAGATAATTTTGATATACACCTCAA AATGATGAAGGAGAGGTCCGTTGAAGAGAGAAAGACGAAGCTGGAGTCGCTAAACTTGATCTTCTCATCAGTTGGGTCAGGGTTGTCGTCGATACTTCAAGATAAGCAGCGTCTAACATACACG GTTATGACATTGACTGGGATCTCATTGGGGATCTACCTTGCGAAAAACGGAACCATTGTCGTTCGCAAAGTGATA GAAAACAAAATCGGAAAGCCTTCACTGGTGCGCGAGACCTCAAAATCGATCATACCG GGGAACCTGAAGAGTATGGTGAGGAAGGGGAACGAGTTCAACTTAAACGAGATCGTGCTGAACAGCAGCCTCAACCAGAGGCTGACCTGGTCAATAAACTCACTGCTCAAGTCGAAGCTGAATAAGACTCCGTACAGAAACATATTGCTGTACGGCCCGCCGGGAACAGGGAAGACGCTGTTTGCGAAAAC GTTGGCCCTGAGGAGCGGAATGGACTACGCGATCATGACCGGCGGTGACATAGGGCCCTTGAAGGAAAACGCAGTGACCGAGTTGAATAAGCTCTTCAAGTGGTCAAACAAGTCTAAAAAGGGGCTGATACTCTTCATAGACGAGGCGGAGGCGTTTCTGAGGAAGGGCAGGTCCACGCTGGAGGGAATGTCGGAAAACATTAGGAACGCCTTGTCG ACCTTTTTGTACCACACTGGCAATGAAAACACCAAGTTCTGCCTCATTCTCGCAACCAATGAGAAGGAGATTCTGGACAGGGCCGTTATTGACCGTATCGACGAACAGTTCAACTTCGACCTGCCAGAAGAGTCCGAGAGACTCAGAATGATCAAGCTCTTCATGCAGCAGTTCGTGATCAACCCGCTCAAGCGGTCCAAGGTGCAGATAGACGAGTTGATCAACGACTCGTACTTTGAGCAGCTGGCGAAGAGGACCCAGAACTTGTCAGGACGTCAAATTTCAAAG CTGTGCATCAGTTTACAAAGTGCGATCTACGGCAGCGGCGCAACTAAACTGACTCTCGACCTTGCCAACACTGTGATTGAGTGGCAGCTTCAAAACAACGCTAATCTGACATCCTAA
- a CDS encoding 40S ribosomal protein S3a: MAVGKNKRVSKGKKGSKKKVVDPFTKKEWYNLKAPVVFNVRNFGQTLVTKTIGTKLATDGLKGRVFEMSLADLNADEDQAYRKIKLSCEDVQGRNCLTDFHGSSVTRDKLCSLIRKNYTLIEAFADVKTLDGYHLRMFCVGYTKRRPGQLKSTCYVRSSKVRMIHKKMVSVMTNEASNSTLRELVKKVIPESIGKEIEKACKSVFPLQNVLVRKIKVLKKPKFDLTKLMEAHNYSPDEELQALKLKESDSATNLLTAELQAS, translated from the coding sequence ATGGCagttggaaaaaataaaagagtTAGCAAGGGTAAGAAAGGTTCAAAGAAGAAGGTAGTGGACCCCTTCACGAAGAAGGAATGGTACAACCTGAAAGCACCAGTAGTGTTCAACGTGCGCAATTTCGGACAAACGCTGGTCACGAAGACAATTGGTACGAAACTAGCAACAGACGGCCTCAAGGGAAGAGTATTTGAAATGAGTCTGGCAGATTTAAACGCAGACGAAGATCAAGCGTACCGCAAGATAAAGCTCTCATGCGAGGACGTACAAGGAAGGAACTGCCTGACAGACTTCCACGGATCAAGCGTGACGAGAGATAAGCTATGCTCGCTGATAAGAAAAAACTACACGCTGATCGAAGCATTTGCAGACGTGAAGACGCTGGACGGATACCACCTGAGAATGTTCTGCGTAGGATACACGAAGCGTAGACCGGGGCAGCTCAAGTCAACTTGTTACGTAAGATCGAGCAAGGTGCGCATGATACACAAGAAAATGGTATCAGTGATGACGAACGAGGCCTCGAACAGCACTTTGAGAGAACTCGTGAAGAAGGTGATACCGGAGTCGATAGGAAAGGAGATCGAGAAGGCATGTAAGTCAGTGTTTCCACTGCAGAACGTGTTGGTGAGGAAGATCAAGGTGCTCAAGAAGCCGAAGTTCGACCTGACGAAGCTGATGGAAGCACACAACTACTCACCAGACGAGGAGCTGCAGGCgttgaagctgaaggagtcAGATAGTGCAACAAACCTGCTGACGGCAGAGTTGCAGGCATCCTAA